From the genome of Terriglobales bacterium:
GCACGGCGAAGTTCATCTCGACGAAGCTGGCCATGCGCTTCGTCTCCGACACGCCGCCGGCGTCGCTGGTCGATCGCATGTCGAAGACGTATCTGAAGACGCACGGCGACATCCGCGAAGTGCTGCGCACCATGTTCAGGTCTGAGGAATTCTGGTCGCAGGACGCCTATCGCGCGAAGGTAAAGACGCCGCTGGAGTTCGTCGCGTCGGCGATCCGCGCCACCGGTGTGGACGTGGCCAACGCGATGCCGCTGGTCGGGCAGCTCAACCGCATGGGCATGCCGCTCTACCAGATGCAGCCGCCCACCGGCTACTCGATGAAAGCGGAGGCCTGGGTGAACTCGTCGGCGCTGCTGGCGCGCATGAACTTTGCGCTGGCGCTCGGCTCGGGACGCATGCCAGGCCTGCGCTTCGATCCGGAAGCGCTGCTGAATTCGCCGCCGCCCACGTCGGCATCGGCGGCCATGCCGGCAAGCGGCGACGACGCGCAGGCGACGCTGGCCATGCTGGAGTCGGCGCTGCTGGCCGGCGACGTCTCGGCGCAGACGCACGACACCATCGTGAAGCAACTGAATGATCCCCAGGTCACCGGCCGCCGGCTCGACGATCCGCGGCGGGCGCCGAATGCGGGAGTGATCGCGGGATTGATATTGGGATCACCTGAATTTCAACGGCGCTAGGAAACCGCTGCTGGCTGCTCGCCGATGCCAGCAGCCGGCAGCCAGGGGCCAGCAGCGAATTGAGGTTGTCATGATTACACGCCGCGTATTCCTGAAGTCCGGGGCCCTTGCCGCGGTCGGCACCGCGGCATTGCCCGCATTCCTTACGCGCGCGGTTTACGGCGCGCAGACCACCGGCGGACGCAAGCGCCTGGTCATCATCTTCCAGCGCGGGGCGGCCGACGGCCTGAACATCGTGGCGCCGCATGGCGAAGCGGCCTACTACCAGATGCGTCCGTCGCTCGCCATCCCGCGCTCGGGCGAAAACGGCGTGATCGACCTTGACGGATTCTTCGGCCTGCATCCCTCGCTGGCCGCCTTCAAGCCGCTGTGGGACCAGAAGCACCTGGCGATCGTGCACGCGGCCGGCTCGCCCGACAATACGCGGTCGCACTTCGATGCGCAGGACTACATGGAATCGGGCACGCCCGGGTACAAGGGCACGGAAGACGGATGGCTCAACCGGGCATTATCCAAAGAGGAAGCTGATGCGACGCCGTTCCGCGCCATTTCGCTGGGCGCGTCGCTGCCGCGCATCCTGCTCGGTTCGCAGCCGGCGGTGGCCATCAACAGCATCGCCGACTTCGGGGTGGGCGGGCGCAGTCCGGCCGCGCAGCCGCTGGCCAACACCTTCGAAGCCATGTACGCGCAATCGGTGGACACGGTGCTGCACGGCACCGGCGCGGAGACCTTCGACGCGGTGAAGATGCTCAAGTCGGCCGACCCGGCCCGCTACCAGCCCGCGCCCGGCGCCAACTATCCGCGCGGACGCTTTGGCGACGCGCTGCGCCAGACGGCGCAACTGCTGAAAGCCAACCTGGGCGTGGAAGTCGCGTTCACCGACATCGGCGGCTGGGACCACCACGTGAACGAGCCGCCGCAGCTCACCAACATCCTGCGCGACTTCGCGCAGTCGATCGCCGCGTTCTGGACCGACCTGGGCCCGCTCGGCGAAGACACGGTGGTCATCACCATGTCGGAATTCGGGCGCACGGCGCGCGAGAACGGCAACCGCGGCACCGACCACGGCCACGCCAACGTGATGTTCGTGCTCGGCGGCCCGGTGCGAGGCGGCCGCGTCTATGGCCAGTGGCCCGGCCTGGAGATGGAACAGCTCTATGAGGGCCGCGACCTGGCCCTCACCACCGACTTCCGCCGCGTGGTCGGCGAAGCCGTGGCGCGCCACGTGGGCAACACCGCGCTGGATACGGTGTTCCCGAATTTCGACAACTCGCCGAAGAAGTTCCTGAACTACCTGGGATAGGTCCGGCGTTAGACCCTGACGATTGTCATCCTGAGCGAAGCAAAACAGCCGGCAAGAGCCGGCTGTTTTGTGCGGTCGAAGGACCCCTATCGCCTTTTCGGACGCCGAGCACGTGAGCGCCTGGAATTCCGAGTCAGGGTTGATGGCGGCCCGCGCAAGGCCGAACCGTGCAGAAGCGCTCACGCGGCACATCCGTGGTGAAAGTAAGGATCCTTCGACGCGGCAACGCCCGCTTGCGCGGGCGCTGGCCTTGCTCAGGATGACCCCAAGGGCCTACCGCGCCGCCTGCTCCTTCTGGATCTGCGTGGCCACATCGCGCGACTCGCGGTCGAAGGTTGCGCCGATCACCTCGTCAGCAGAGCCCGACGACGTTTCCGCCGCCTTGTCGAGGGAGGGCGAGGTCACGCCCATGCGGAACAGCCGGTACTGAACCGTGCCCTGAAAGTCGTTGCTGCCCGAGGCGCTGCTCATGCCGGTGGCCCGGCTGAGGAAGCCGCCAATTTTCTTCTTGGTGTTGTCCTTGGCGGTGACGTCGGTGAAGACCACGTAGTCGCAGTCCTTCGACTTGGCGTCCGCCATGGCCGGCGCCTGGTCCGGGCCTTCCACCTGCACCACGTCATAGCCGAAGCGCGCCAGTTGGGTGATGAGCTGGTCGCGCAGGCCGTTGCCGTTCAGCCCGCGGCTGCTGCGGTCGCCGATCGTGACCACGCCCACGCGGAGCTTGCCCGGAATCTTCTGTCCGACAACGCCGCCATGGACTTCCGGTGTGGGCGCTTGCGCGCGGGCGACCCCGAAGCCCGACTTGCCCATGCGGCCGCGCACTTCCGGCGTGGGCGCCGGCAGGCGCCCTGCGCCAAAGCGCACTTCCGGGGTCGGAGCGGGCGCCCGCTGCGTGGTGGCGCCGGCGCGGTTTCGGGCAGAGTTGCCCATCATCGCGCCCATCATGCCGCCGAAGCCCATCATCTCGGAGTAGCTGCTCACCTGGCGATAGCCGGCGGGCGGCTCGAACAATCCCGGATCGAGCGACGACCTGGAGATATCGAGCGCCTGCTGGCGCATGGCGCCGGACTGCCCGTCTTTGCCGCTGAACGTGGTGGTCACGTCAACCGGGTAGCCGAGCCTGGTCAGCGCCATGATCCCGGGGCCGGTGTACTTGATTTTGTCCTCGCAGTCGGGACGGCGTTGGCGCCCGCCCGGAGCCATCGGGCCTTCCATCATCTGGCGCTCGGGCCGAATGCACGAGAGGTGGCTCTCGGTGAAGTCGATGTACCAGCCGTCGCTCGACATCTGGAACGATCCCGGGTTGCAGGCGTCCGGGCTCGACTCGGCCGTGATGCTGGTCTTCACGTGCCGCGCGGTGTAGCCGAACATCTGCTTGCGCTCGCCGGTGTCGGTCACGCTGGTGTTGAAGGTGATGGTGCCGCCCTTGCGCGCGCCACCCTGCGGCCCTGCGTCTTCGTCCGGCGGCGGCGCAGATTGGCGGGGCGCACCCGCACGCGGCGCGGTGGCCGGCGCGGCGCCCGCTCCCGGCTGCGACTCGGTGGTGACCATGTACGTCTTCGTGCTGTCGTTCAGCGTGATCACCTTGCCGGTGTCGCACTGGTGGATGGTGATCATCCGCATCGGGCCGAAGTTCATCTCGTCGCGCGAGCGCTCGCCCTTGATGTACGAGGTGGAGTCGAACGAGTTGCCGCTCACCGACATGCGCTTCTTCACCGTCTGGTCGGCAAACAACGCGCTGAGCGGAACGAAGATGACGAGCAGGACACCAGCAGTGGAAAGGCGCTTCACAGGACCTCCCAGGCGGGATGGAGAGTACTTACGAACGCACGATTCTACATTGAATACCGGGTCATCGGGCCATCGGGCCATTGAGGGTTCCGGCGCGTGCTGCGCGCGGCCAGGCGCGGCCCAATGTTCAAGGCCGGATGACCCGAAAACTCAACGTTCGCCGGCGCCCACCGCCCAGGCGTCCAGCGACAACGACCGCAGCAGGTTGCGTCGCATGCCGGCCTCGAGCTCTCCCAGTCGCTGCGCGGCGCGCGCCAGCCAATCGAAGTCCACGCGCTCGCTGATCGCGCGCAATTGCGGAACGGCGTCGTGGTTGCGCACCAGGTCCGGCGCGCCGGACTTGAGCATCATCACATCCTGCAGCAGCGAATACGTGGTGCGGACCAACTGGTCGGTCTTCTCTTTGCCTTCGGCGCCGGCGCGATAGCGCTCGGTCACCTGGAAGAGCGCGCTGTGGTCGGCGTCTCCCGCGGCCGCGGCCAGCAGCGTGAGCGCATCCAGGCGCGCGGCGATGTACGCCGCCAGGTCGAAGGTGCGCGCGCGGCCAACGGCGCCGCCGGCTAGCCGCGCCACCAAGGCGCGCTGCCTGGCGTTCAGCTCGGGCCGCGACTTTTCCAGGTACTTCTCCAGCTCCGCCACCGGCAACGGCGTGAGAGTGAAGGTCACGCAGCGCGAGCGGATGGTGGGCAGCAGCGCTCCCGCGTTTTCCGCGAGCAGAAAGAGGGTGGCGTACCCGGGCGGCTCTTCCAGCACCTTCAGCAGCGCGTTGGCCGCCTCTTTCATGAAGGCGGAGCCGGTGAAGATGTACACGCGCTCGCGCGCCTCGGCGGGGCGCAGGTAGATGCTGGCGATCACGCGACGCACCTGGTCCACCTTGATCATCATCTGCGGCGGGTCGGGCGGGATGATGGTCACGTCGGGATGCGTCTGCACGAAGATGCGCGTCTCGCGCTTATCGGCGTCGCGCAATGCCTCGCGCGCCTCCACTGCTTCCTCGAACCG
Proteins encoded in this window:
- a CDS encoding DUF1501 domain-containing protein, whose translation is MITRRVFLKSGALAAVGTAALPAFLTRAVYGAQTTGGRKRLVIIFQRGAADGLNIVAPHGEAAYYQMRPSLAIPRSGENGVIDLDGFFGLHPSLAAFKPLWDQKHLAIVHAAGSPDNTRSHFDAQDYMESGTPGYKGTEDGWLNRALSKEEADATPFRAISLGASLPRILLGSQPAVAINSIADFGVGGRSPAAQPLANTFEAMYAQSVDTVLHGTGAETFDAVKMLKSADPARYQPAPGANYPRGRFGDALRQTAQLLKANLGVEVAFTDIGGWDHHVNEPPQLTNILRDFAQSIAAFWTDLGPLGEDTVVITMSEFGRTARENGNRGTDHGHANVMFVLGGPVRGGRVYGQWPGLEMEQLYEGRDLALTTDFRRVVGEAVARHVGNTALDTVFPNFDNSPKKFLNYLG
- a CDS encoding DNA polymerase III subunit delta', producing the protein MFSDFHGNVEVVTRLRQMLGRGRLPHGLVLAGPEGAGKYTLAQMLTKAMNCLGPPRNDPPVSRDGLPDFCGRCANCVRIAQADDLRARFEEAVEAREALRDADKRETRIFVQTHPDVTIIPPDPPQMMIKVDQVRRVIASIYLRPAEARERVYIFTGSAFMKEAANALLKVLEEPPGYATLFLLAENAGALLPTIRSRCVTFTLTPLPVAELEKYLEKSRPELNARQRALVARLAGGAVGRARTFDLAAYIAARLDALTLLAAAAGDADHSALFQVTERYRAGAEGKEKTDQLVRTTYSLLQDVMMLKSGAPDLVRNHDAVPQLRAISERVDFDWLARAAQRLGELEAGMRRNLLRSLSLDAWAVGAGER